The Dehalococcoidia bacterium genome has a segment encoding these proteins:
- the tig gene encoding trigger factor: protein MRITAEPLPQRQVQLEIEVEPERHNEAIEKAYRKLAPRVRIPGFRPGKAPRPLIEKQLGRQRLLHEAMEILVPDVYKEAIEEQKLDPVASPELEVLSHEPFVLKATVPLKPHVDLGDYKSLRVPRPPVSISEQRVEDTLTTLRRRYGTIEPVDRPAQKGDIIRGTISVEVDGSKLYEQSDIEYRLSDDSLRSLPGLAGAIVGLSKGADETRKVQVPEDFEDKRLAGKEVTYHIVVEEVKEERLAELNDEFAREVGEGFASLDELKDRLRSDLLAAEEDEARHAYQHEVIEALVAQAKFEYPSVLLEREIDRVLEEQANLDPRDPRAQELYISRIGKSEQEVRDEVREMAEARLRRSLVLTRFAEAENISVTHEEIDAEIDRMAASAGDQADTIRRVFGTESGHATIENTLLTRKTLERLVELASAGSPAEAPEAPKPAKKRRSAPREAGQD, encoded by the coding sequence TTGCGAATCACCGCCGAACCTCTACCACAACGTCAGGTCCAGCTCGAAATCGAGGTCGAGCCCGAGCGCCACAACGAGGCGATCGAGAAAGCCTACCGGAAGCTCGCGCCGCGCGTCCGCATCCCCGGCTTTCGCCCCGGCAAGGCCCCCAGGCCGCTCATCGAGAAGCAACTTGGCCGCCAGCGCCTCCTGCATGAGGCCATGGAGATTCTCGTCCCGGACGTCTACAAGGAGGCCATCGAGGAACAGAAGCTCGACCCGGTCGCCAGCCCCGAGCTCGAAGTCCTGAGCCACGAGCCTTTCGTCCTCAAGGCCACCGTCCCACTGAAGCCTCACGTCGACCTCGGCGACTACAAGTCGCTCCGCGTGCCCAGGCCCCCCGTTAGCATCAGCGAGCAGCGGGTCGAGGACACTCTCACCACCCTGCGCCGCCGCTACGGCACCATCGAGCCCGTCGACCGCCCGGCCCAGAAAGGCGACATCATCCGCGGCACGATCTCGGTCGAGGTCGACGGCAGCAAGCTCTACGAACAGTCCGACATCGAGTACCGCCTCTCGGACGACTCCCTGCGGTCGCTCCCCGGCCTCGCGGGCGCCATCGTTGGCCTGTCCAAGGGCGCCGACGAGACCCGCAAGGTCCAGGTCCCGGAGGACTTCGAGGACAAGCGCCTCGCCGGCAAGGAAGTCACCTACCACATCGTCGTCGAAGAGGTGAAGGAGGAGCGGCTCGCGGAGCTCAACGACGAGTTCGCCAGGGAGGTCGGCGAGGGCTTCGCCAGCCTCGACGAACTGAAAGACCGCCTGCGCAGCGACCTCCTCGCCGCCGAAGAGGACGAAGCCCGGCACGCCTACCAGCACGAGGTCATCGAGGCGCTGGTCGCCCAGGCGAAGTTCGAGTACCCCTCCGTCCTGCTCGAGCGCGAGATCGACCGCGTGCTCGAAGAGCAGGCGAACCTCGACCCGCGCGACCCCCGCGCGCAGGAGCTCTACATCTCCCGCATCGGCAAGAGCGAACAGGAAGTGCGCGACGAGGTCCGCGAAATGGCCGAGGCAAGATTGCGGCGCTCACTGGTGCTGACTCGCTTTGCCGAGGCCGAGAATATTTCAGTCACCCATGAGGAGATCGACGCCGAGATCGACCGCATGGCAGCCTCCGCCGGTGATCAGGCGGACACCATCCGGCGCGTCTTCGGCACCGAGAGCGGGCACGCGACCATAGAGAACACGCTGCTCACGAGGAAGACGCTGGAGAGACTGGTGGAGCTGGCGAGCGCGGGCAGCCCCGCGGAGGCCCCTGAAGCGCCGAAGCCCGCCAAGAAGCGCCGGTCAGCGCCGCGCGAGGCCGGCCAGGACTGA
- a CDS encoding ABC transporter permease — protein MAVGAELRPGEETKAAERHGAPFPWNLRIVLAIEAVVLAVFSAAFGLADGVVAMLVGLYVCAAITVFVVAASDSPSGIATRRLLRKKLAVGAIAFIALFYFVGITAPVLPIHAYTDQNLAEAEEGPSLAHPFGTDMLGRDQLSRVVWASQTTVIVTVATLTTGGLILSVGLGLFTGYLGGWFDNVVMRIGDMVASIPTIFMLILINATLKNQVRSVADSVEDLTGIGGIVESGAPDYFLVFGALSLFGWVGGARIIRSQVLALRETEFILAARALGAPTARIVVRHLLPNVSNTIIVGLSLGLAGIAGSEIVLTWFGIGIQPPHPSFGSLIFEASSVRTVNSHPHLLVFPALVVGGLLFAFNLLGDALTDVFTPKAR, from the coding sequence ATGGCAGTCGGGGCTGAGCTCCGTCCCGGCGAGGAGACAAAGGCCGCCGAGCGGCACGGCGCGCCCTTCCCCTGGAACCTCCGCATCGTGCTCGCCATAGAAGCCGTCGTCCTCGCCGTCTTTTCGGCCGCCTTCGGCCTCGCGGACGGCGTCGTGGCCATGCTGGTGGGCCTCTATGTCTGCGCCGCCATCACCGTCTTCGTGGTCGCCGCTTCGGATAGCCCCTCGGGCATCGCCACCCGCCGCCTCCTGCGCAAGAAGCTCGCCGTCGGCGCCATCGCCTTCATCGCCCTCTTCTACTTCGTGGGCATCACCGCCCCCGTCCTGCCCATCCATGCCTACACGGACCAGAACCTTGCCGAAGCCGAAGAGGGTCCCTCCCTGGCGCATCCCTTTGGCACGGACATGCTTGGCCGCGACCAACTGAGCCGCGTCGTCTGGGCCTCCCAGACCACGGTGATCGTCACGGTCGCCACCCTGACCACCGGCGGGCTGATCCTCTCCGTTGGCCTCGGGCTTTTCACGGGCTACCTCGGCGGCTGGTTCGACAACGTCGTCATGCGCATCGGCGACATGGTCGCCAGCATCCCGACGATCTTCATGCTCATCCTGATAAACGCCACCCTGAAGAATCAGGTGCGCTCCGTAGCGGACTCGGTCGAAGACCTCACGGGCATCGGCGGCATCGTCGAGTCGGGCGCGCCCGACTACTTCCTGGTCTTCGGGGCGCTCTCCCTCTTCGGCTGGGTCGGGGGCGCCCGCATCATCCGCTCTCAGGTGCTGGCCCTGCGCGAGACCGAGTTCATCCTGGCCGCGCGCGCCCTCGGCGCCCCCACCGCCAGGATCGTCGTCCGCCACCTCCTGCCCAACGTAAGCAACACCATCATCGTCGGTCTGTCCCTCGGCCTCGCCGGCATCGCCGGCTCGGAGATCGTGCTCACCTGGTTCGGGATCGGCATCCAGCCGCCCCACCCGAGCTTCGGCTCCCTGATCTTCGAGGCCAGCAGCGTCCGCACCGTGAACAGCCACCCGCACCTGCTGGTCTTCCCCGCCCTGGTGGTCGGCGGCCTCCTCTTCGCCTTCAACCTCCTCGGCGATGCCCTGACCGACGTCTTCACGCCCAAGGCGCGCTGA
- the clpX gene encoding ATP-dependent Clp protease ATP-binding subunit ClpX codes for MATNKGTRMQYHCSFCAKAQDQVKKLIAGPGAVYICDECVELCREIIEEEGAPAKAKTSQKVPPPKALYEQLSEYVIGQEQAKKILSVAVYNHYKRVNATGGPGEVELEKSNILLVGPTGVGKTHLARTLAKILDVPFTIADATALTEAGYVGEDVENILLHLIQAADLDVSRAERGIVYIDEIDKISRKSDNPSITRDVSGEGVQQALLKIIEGTVANVPPQGGRKHPHQDFIQINTQNILFICGGAFEGIDRIIEKRIGRDRRAMGFKADLDRKQGQARIDELMKLVTHDDLLAYGLIPEFVGRLPLVVGLESLNKDILVRILTEPKNAVLRQFQKFFALDGVELIFTQDALDAIAEEAIRHKTGARGLRTVLEDTLLDVMYEIPSRSDIKKCVVNADTIRGRLRPLLLTSSGQEVASGEEDRLRLRNASA; via the coding sequence ATGGCGACCAACAAAGGAACGCGGATGCAGTACCACTGCTCCTTCTGTGCCAAGGCCCAGGACCAGGTCAAGAAGCTCATCGCCGGCCCCGGGGCCGTCTACATCTGTGACGAGTGCGTCGAGCTCTGCCGCGAGATCATCGAGGAGGAAGGCGCGCCCGCCAAGGCTAAGACCAGCCAGAAGGTGCCGCCTCCCAAGGCCCTCTACGAGCAACTCAGCGAGTACGTCATCGGCCAGGAGCAGGCGAAGAAAATCCTCTCCGTGGCCGTCTACAACCACTACAAGCGCGTCAACGCCACCGGCGGCCCGGGAGAGGTCGAGCTCGAGAAGAGCAACATCCTTCTCGTCGGCCCCACCGGGGTCGGCAAGACCCACCTCGCCCGCACGCTCGCCAAGATCCTGGACGTCCCCTTCACCATCGCCGACGCCACGGCGCTGACCGAAGCCGGCTACGTCGGCGAGGACGTCGAGAACATCCTCCTGCACCTGATCCAGGCAGCCGACCTCGACGTCAGCCGCGCCGAACGCGGCATCGTCTACATCGACGAGATCGACAAGATCTCCCGCAAGAGCGACAACCCTTCCATCACGCGCGACGTCTCCGGCGAGGGCGTGCAGCAGGCCCTCCTCAAGATCATCGAAGGGACGGTCGCCAACGTGCCGCCTCAGGGCGGGCGCAAGCACCCCCACCAGGACTTCATCCAGATCAACACGCAGAACATCTTGTTCATCTGCGGCGGCGCCTTCGAGGGCATCGACCGCATCATCGAGAAGCGCATAGGCCGCGACCGGCGCGCCATGGGCTTCAAGGCCGACCTCGACCGCAAGCAGGGCCAGGCCCGCATCGACGAGCTCATGAAGCTCGTCACCCACGACGACCTGCTCGCTTACGGCCTCATCCCTGAGTTCGTCGGCCGCCTGCCGCTCGTCGTCGGCCTCGAATCGCTGAACAAGGACATCCTCGTCCGCATCCTGACCGAGCCGAAGAACGCCGTCCTGCGCCAGTTCCAGAAATTCTTCGCCCTGGACGGAGTCGAGCTGATCTTCACTCAGGACGCCCTCGACGCCATCGCCGAGGAGGCCATCCGGCACAAGACAGGCGCCCGGGGCCTGCGCACCGTCCTCGAGGACACGCTCCTGGACGTCATGTACGAGATCCCCTCGCGCTCCGACATCAAGAAGTGCGTGGTCAACGCCGACACCATACGCGGCCGCCTGCGGCCCCTGCTCCTGACAAGCAGCGGCCAGGAAGTCGCCTCCGGCGAGGAGGACAGGCTGCGCCTCCGTAACGCCAGCGCTTGA
- a CDS encoding ATP-dependent Clp protease proteolytic subunit codes for MSQEFPRAIIPAVVETTPRGERVYDIYSMLLKERIVFLGTPIDDQVANAIIAQFLHLEREDPERDISLYINSPGGSVHAGLAIYDAMRLNRCDVATYCVGLCASMATVLLSSGTPGKRYAMPNSTIHMHQVMGGTRGQASDIEIEARETLRVNDLLRNILAQNTGQDPERIRRDFDRNFYMDAQQAKEYGLIDEILSKQQA; via the coding sequence ATGAGTCAGGAATTTCCCAGGGCCATCATACCCGCCGTAGTCGAGACCACACCCCGGGGCGAGCGCGTCTACGACATCTACTCGATGCTCCTCAAGGAGCGGATCGTCTTTCTCGGCACGCCGATAGACGACCAGGTGGCTAACGCCATCATCGCCCAGTTCCTGCACCTAGAGCGCGAGGACCCCGAGCGCGACATCAGCCTCTACATCAACTCGCCCGGAGGCTCAGTGCACGCCGGCCTCGCCATCTACGACGCCATGCGCCTCAATCGCTGCGACGTAGCCACCTACTGCGTCGGCCTCTGCGCCAGCATGGCCACCGTCCTCCTCAGCTCCGGCACGCCGGGCAAGCGCTACGCCATGCCCAACTCGACCATCCACATGCACCAGGTCATGGGCGGCACCCGCGGCCAGGCTTCAGACATTGAGATCGAGGCGCGCGAGACCCTGCGGGTCAACGACCTCCTCCGGAACATCCTCGCCCAGAACACCGGCCAGGATCCGGAGCGAATACGGCGCGACTTCGACCGAAACTTCTACATGGATGCGCAACAGGCCAAGGAATACGGCCTGATTGACGAGATCCTCTCGAAGCAGCAGGCCTAG
- a CDS encoding LppX_LprAFG lipoprotein produces MDCRPVLRRLGLAGVIAAAVAATALAAACGGDGGDASGVSAQEVLSRAAQRFASVKTFHFRLEHENGATQIVFGLGIDTAEGDFVLPDRMSAEARGKLGPATVSVRLVAIGDRTWVTNPFSRQFERAPGSVLDIIDPAALVAAVARSLRDAKVEGSDSVDGVRAYRVKGSMRTDDLAEGLSFGEPGRTVEVEVWVGRDDSLIRRARLKGPMAAGEADNIVRQLSLSRYDAPVTIEEPR; encoded by the coding sequence ATGGACTGCAGACCAGTCCTGAGGCGGCTGGGCCTGGCCGGCGTGATCGCAGCAGCCGTGGCGGCGACGGCCCTGGCCGCGGCCTGCGGCGGCGATGGCGGCGATGCGAGCGGCGTCAGCGCCCAGGAGGTCCTTTCGCGGGCGGCGCAGCGGTTTGCGAGCGTCAAGACCTTTCACTTCCGCCTGGAGCATGAGAACGGCGCGACGCAGATCGTGTTCGGCCTGGGGATCGACACGGCGGAGGGGGACTTCGTGCTGCCGGACCGGATGTCAGCGGAGGCGCGGGGGAAGCTGGGGCCGGCGACGGTGAGCGTGCGCCTGGTGGCGATCGGCGACAGGACGTGGGTGACGAACCCGTTCTCGCGGCAGTTCGAGCGGGCGCCGGGCTCCGTGCTCGACATAATCGACCCGGCGGCGCTGGTGGCCGCGGTGGCGCGATCGCTGCGTGACGCGAAGGTCGAGGGGAGCGATAGCGTCGATGGCGTCAGGGCGTACCGGGTCAAGGGTTCCATGCGCACCGATGACCTCGCCGAAGGCCTGAGCTTCGGCGAGCCGGGACGGACGGTGGAGGTTGAGGTCTGGGTGGGGCGGGACGACAGCCTGATCCGGCGGGCGCGGCTCAAGGGGCCAATGGCCGCGGGCGAGGCGGACAACATCGTGCGGCAGCTGAGCCTCTCGCGCTACGACGCACCGGTCACCATCGAAGAACCCAGGTGA
- a CDS encoding decaprenyl-phosphate phosphoribosyltransferase, producing the protein MAEDSARAIASPAARPASLPGSLLRHLSAVVLSMRPKQWTKSGIVFLAFIFSVNQHWTPEEPSTWDHLVLRALLTAIVFSLASGADYLVNDIRDREQDRLHPRKSRRPIASGQLAPGAAWAWALALSAVAIGGGFLIDWRTGAVVAGYLALMQLYTYFLKHEVILDVMAIAAGFVLRAVAGAYAIDVPISPWLYVVTGLGALFLAITKRRAEVMLLQDGAGEHRRTLEHYSLAFLDQMTDMVTASTVIAYALYTFTAPNLPDNHAMMLTVPFVIYGLFRYLYLSHVKNEGGSPEEVLLKDVPLLLTVIGWVATSLVVLTAYR; encoded by the coding sequence ATGGCTGAAGACTCCGCCCGGGCGATCGCTTCGCCGGCTGCCAGGCCAGCGTCGCTGCCGGGCTCGCTCCTCCGGCACCTCTCCGCTGTCGTCCTCTCGATGCGTCCCAAGCAGTGGACGAAGAGCGGCATCGTCTTCCTGGCGTTCATTTTCTCCGTCAACCAGCACTGGACGCCGGAGGAGCCTTCGACCTGGGACCACCTGGTGCTGCGCGCGCTCCTGACGGCGATCGTCTTTTCGCTGGCGTCGGGGGCGGACTACCTGGTGAACGACATCAGGGACAGGGAGCAGGACAGGCTGCACCCGAGGAAGAGCCGCCGGCCGATAGCCTCAGGGCAGCTTGCGCCGGGGGCGGCGTGGGCCTGGGCCCTGGCCCTGAGCGCCGTCGCCATCGGCGGCGGCTTCCTGATCGATTGGCGGACGGGCGCCGTGGTCGCCGGCTACCTGGCGTTGATGCAGCTCTACACGTACTTCCTCAAGCATGAGGTGATCCTGGACGTGATGGCGATCGCGGCGGGCTTCGTCCTGCGGGCGGTCGCCGGCGCTTACGCGATCGACGTACCGATCTCGCCCTGGCTCTACGTGGTCACGGGGCTCGGGGCGCTGTTCCTGGCGATCACGAAGCGCCGGGCGGAGGTGATGCTCCTCCAGGACGGCGCCGGCGAACACCGGCGCACGCTGGAGCACTACAGCCTGGCCTTCCTGGACCAGATGACGGACATGGTGACGGCGTCCACCGTGATCGCCTACGCGCTATACACGTTCACGGCGCCGAACCTGCCCGACAACCACGCGATGATGCTGACCGTGCCCTTCGTGATCTACGGGCTGTTCCGCTATCTTTACCTGTCCCACGTCAAGAACGAGGGCGGCAGCCCGGAGGAAGTGCTGCTCAAGGACGTGCCGTTGCTGCTGACGGTGATCGGGTGGGTGGCGACGTCGCTGGTGGTGCTGACCGCGTACAGGTAG
- a CDS encoding M20 family metallopeptidase has translation MDPKQAAREALDKLAPRLLDLSHRIHAHPELSFQEELASTWLCQELAAAGFEVERGVCGLPTAFVARAGKGALNVAFVAEYDALPGAGHACGHNVIAAAAAGAGLLLAPLAADLDLTVSVIGTPAEEGGGGKILMLEGGAFDGVHAALMVHPYPFELAETPTLAAQVFEVHYFGKEAHASAFPELGINAGDALTIAQVAIGLLRQRLRSTDRIHGIVSKGGDASNVIPAHTIGSYMARARTLEELAEVMEQARRCFEAGALATGARLEVRAEKPYAEMRQDPDLTRLYVANAAVLGREPGAMTPDLMKRAFSTDMGNVSQAIPSIHPGISLECFPDANHQPEFAAHAASAAGDRAVLDGALLLAWTAVDAATDAGLRRRLLGSASRSRRAR, from the coding sequence GTGGACCCGAAGCAAGCCGCCCGCGAAGCCCTCGACAAGCTCGCGCCCCGGCTCCTCGACCTGAGCCACCGCATCCATGCCCACCCGGAGCTTTCTTTCCAGGAGGAGCTAGCCTCCACCTGGCTCTGCCAGGAGCTTGCCGCCGCTGGCTTCGAGGTCGAGCGCGGCGTCTGCGGCCTGCCGACCGCCTTCGTCGCCCGCGCCGGCAAGGGCGCCCTCAACGTCGCCTTCGTCGCCGAATACGACGCCCTGCCCGGGGCTGGCCATGCCTGCGGCCACAACGTCATCGCGGCCGCGGCCGCCGGCGCCGGCCTGCTCCTGGCGCCCCTCGCCGCCGACCTCGACCTCACCGTGTCGGTGATCGGGACGCCGGCCGAGGAGGGTGGAGGCGGCAAGATCCTCATGCTCGAAGGCGGCGCCTTCGACGGCGTCCACGCCGCCCTCATGGTCCACCCCTATCCCTTCGAGCTCGCCGAGACGCCGACGCTCGCCGCGCAGGTGTTCGAAGTCCACTACTTCGGCAAGGAGGCCCACGCCTCCGCCTTCCCCGAGCTCGGGATCAACGCCGGCGACGCCCTCACCATCGCCCAGGTGGCCATCGGCCTGCTCCGCCAGCGGCTGCGCTCCACCGACCGCATCCACGGCATCGTCAGCAAGGGCGGCGACGCCTCGAACGTCATCCCCGCGCACACCATCGGCTCGTACATGGCGCGCGCCCGCACCCTGGAGGAGCTGGCCGAAGTGATGGAGCAGGCGCGCCGCTGCTTCGAGGCCGGCGCCCTCGCTACCGGCGCCCGCCTCGAGGTTAGGGCCGAGAAGCCCTACGCCGAGATGCGGCAGGACCCGGACCTCACTCGCCTCTACGTCGCCAACGCCGCCGTCCTTGGCCGCGAGCCCGGGGCAATGACGCCCGACCTCATGAAGCGGGCCTTCTCCACCGACATGGGCAACGTCTCCCAGGCCATCCCCTCCATCCACCCCGGCATCAGCCTCGAATGCTTCCCGGACGCCAACCACCAGCCGGAGTTCGCCGCCCATGCCGCCTCCGCGGCCGGCGACCGCGCCGTCCTCGACGGGGCCCTCCTCCTCGCCTGGACGGCCGTTGACGCCGCGACCGATGCCGGACTCCGCCGCCGCCTGCTCGGCTCCGCCTCCCGGAGCCGGCGGGCCAGGTAA
- a CDS encoding MFS transporter, with protein sequence MSVLERAAAWALTLGAVTGARAAAGRARGVVAAGLGALDRASQRAMGLDDAPAARLVSLAALGVFFAADDQTSVVAVLPKMIEGVGLPQDQFFRAAWIVNGYILGYVVAMPLMGRVSDVFGHGRVFAAAMGLFVLGSAWVAVSPALADLPPFPWLGLSDDLTMLALARGVQAVGGGAVVPVAMAIVADTMPLARRAYGLGAMAAASEAGGLVGPAWGGSVAQLLGWQGVFWVNVPMCLPIAAGTWGLARLSGPARRRGRIDLTGAALLGASLVCLTVALTDDPIEPRAGGATAALYGAAAVLFAAFVAQQRAARAPLVELGLFRRLPLAAAFLTNGLVGGALIVAMVNVPLFTNVILNGTAIEGGLNLMRLTVALPLGALAGGYVATRAGLAPTAAAAVVLAGVGFLGMSRWGESPGDVAFTAPLLIAGLGLGLVIAPVNTAALDQVEEGQRATVSSLLTVVRLIGALVGVALLTTRGLGGFYAEAGLIPLDEPKYIELLVSLEVDAFQDTFRVTGLVCMATALPALLLGWRRRRQAG encoded by the coding sequence GTGAGCGTGCTGGAACGGGCGGCCGCGTGGGCGCTGACGCTCGGCGCGGTTACGGGCGCCCGCGCCGCCGCGGGGAGGGCGAGGGGCGTCGTGGCGGCAGGCCTCGGGGCGCTCGACAGGGCCTCGCAGCGGGCGATGGGGCTCGACGACGCGCCAGCGGCGAGGCTGGTGTCGCTGGCCGCGCTGGGCGTGTTCTTCGCGGCGGACGACCAGACCTCGGTTGTGGCCGTGCTGCCGAAGATGATCGAGGGGGTCGGCCTTCCCCAGGACCAGTTCTTTCGCGCGGCCTGGATCGTCAACGGCTACATCCTGGGCTACGTCGTCGCCATGCCGCTGATGGGGCGGGTCTCGGACGTCTTCGGGCACGGGCGCGTGTTCGCGGCGGCGATGGGCCTGTTCGTGCTTGGTTCGGCGTGGGTAGCCGTCTCGCCGGCGCTGGCGGACCTGCCGCCGTTCCCGTGGCTGGGGCTTTCGGATGACCTGACCATGCTGGCGCTGGCGCGGGGCGTGCAGGCGGTGGGAGGCGGGGCCGTCGTGCCGGTGGCGATGGCGATCGTTGCGGACACGATGCCGCTGGCGCGGCGAGCGTACGGGCTCGGGGCGATGGCGGCCGCGTCCGAAGCCGGGGGGCTGGTGGGGCCGGCGTGGGGCGGAAGCGTGGCGCAGCTTCTGGGCTGGCAGGGCGTCTTCTGGGTCAACGTGCCGATGTGCTTGCCGATCGCGGCGGGCACCTGGGGCCTCGCACGCCTGTCCGGCCCGGCGCGACGCCGGGGCCGGATCGACCTTACGGGCGCGGCCCTTCTGGGGGCGAGCCTGGTCTGCCTGACGGTCGCGTTGACGGACGACCCCATCGAGCCGCGGGCGGGCGGCGCGACGGCGGCGCTGTACGGCGCCGCGGCGGTCCTGTTCGCGGCGTTCGTGGCGCAGCAGCGGGCGGCCCGCGCGCCGCTAGTGGAACTGGGACTGTTCCGGCGCCTGCCGCTGGCAGCGGCATTCCTCACGAACGGGCTGGTGGGCGGGGCGTTGATCGTCGCCATGGTGAACGTGCCGCTGTTCACGAACGTGATCCTGAACGGGACGGCGATCGAGGGCGGGCTGAACTTGATGCGGCTCACGGTTGCCCTGCCGCTGGGCGCCCTGGCCGGCGGCTACGTGGCGACGCGGGCGGGGCTGGCCCCGACGGCCGCGGCGGCCGTGGTGCTGGCCGGCGTTGGCTTCCTGGGCATGTCGCGCTGGGGCGAGTCACCGGGAGACGTGGCCTTCACGGCGCCGCTGCTGATCGCCGGCCTGGGCCTGGGGCTGGTGATCGCGCCCGTGAACACGGCGGCGCTGGACCAGGTCGAAGAGGGCCAGCGCGCGACGGTCTCATCGCTGCTGACCGTGGTGCGCCTCATCGGCGCGCTCGTGGGGGTGGCGTTGCTTACCACGCGGGGCCTGGGCGGCTTCTACGCCGAGGCTGGCCTGATCCCGCTGGACGAGCCGAAGTACATCGAACTGCTGGTGAGCCTGGAGGTCGACGCCTTCCAGGACACCTTCCGGGTTACGGGACTGGTGTGTATGGCCACGGCGCTACCGGCGTTGCTGCTGGGGTGGAGGCGGCGGCGGCAGGCCGGCTAG